The following are from one region of the Corythoichthys intestinalis isolate RoL2023-P3 chromosome 17, ASM3026506v1, whole genome shotgun sequence genome:
- the LOC130905612 gene encoding histone H4, whose product MSGRGKGGKGLGKGGAKRHRKVLRDNIQGITKPAIRRLARRGGVKRISGLIYEETRGVLKVFLENVIRDAVTYTEHAKRKTVTAMDVVYALKRQGRTLYGFGG is encoded by the coding sequence ATGTCAGGTAGAGGCAAAGGCGGTAAGGGACTCGGGAAAGGAGGCGCGAAGCGTCACCGCAAAGTACTCCGTGATAACATCCAGGGTATCACGAAACCAGCTATCCGTCGTTTGGCCCGGCGCGGTGGCGTTAAGCGTATCTCTGGGCTGATTTACGAGGAAACTCGCGGCGTCCTGAAGGTTTTCCTGGAAAACGTCATTCGTGACGCTGTCACCTACACCGAGCACGCCAAGAGAAAGACCGTCACGGCCATGGATGTGGTGTACGCCCTCAAGAGGCAAGGGCGTACACTCTACGGCTTTGGTGGTTAA